The sequence below is a genomic window from Plodia interpunctella isolate USDA-ARS_2022_Savannah chromosome 5, ilPloInte3.2, whole genome shotgun sequence.
GTGGGTGTTTGCCAATCTCAAATTCCTCCCCATAGCACTTGCAGACTATCCGGAATTCCTCCATATTAAATTCAGTGATTACCAACTtcttgcaaattaaaaatggttCTACCGAGAACAAAAAAAGTAGTTCATCTAAGAAGTGATACAGCAAACCCATCATGTCATCTGCTGTGGCTTCTATTGAATGTACTTCTTTTATCTGGACATAATCCAGTTCTGTCATGTACCCAAACATTGCCATGCCACATTGTTCAAATGCTTCCTTCAAACTGTCACCCCATGCATGTAACCTGTAATTATATAGAttgctattattattttataattacattatgtatGTTGTTGAATAAGTCATCATTGAAGTTGCAAGTTGGGCCCTTATGTTTGattctattaaatttaaaccatATACTATTGtagttgtttttaaatataactaggAATAAACTCACTTTGGAATACATAAGTGACCAAATGTatactctttaaaaaatgtagtaaaaaaacaatatttaaaaaaaaacttttcaacAACAATTAAAGctattagtatagattaaaacttttgatgttttattaattctaaattaataaaaaaaaatccttattaTACAATTCTTTGGAATTTAGTTAGGTAGacaaaattagattttctAATGGTACTGTGTGTTTACATATGTGTTAATgatgtatttaatttgtagtattttttatatattatataaaaaaatataataaaatttatcaatttacataaacttccattaacaaattttattatt
It includes:
- the Archease gene encoding protein archease-like; translation: MIDEELGGLSEDDFVLPPIKYEYLDHTADVQLHAWGDSLKEAFEQCGMAMFGYMTELDYVQIKEVHSIEATADDMMGLLYHFLDELLFLFSVEPFLICKKLVITEFNMEEFRIVCKCYGEEFEIGKHPQGTEVKAITYSAMQIIDEPKDNKFEVFVIIDI